TTCCCGCAAATCCCGGATTTCATCCACACCCCGGTTGGAAGCAGCGTCAATTTCAACCACGTCCATGATGGAACCGACTGTTATTCCCCGGCAAGCGGGGCAATCGTTGCATGGCTCGTCCGTTGGACCATTCTCGCAATTAATCGCCTTCGCCAGAATTTTGGCGGAACTGGTTTTCCCCGTTCCCCGAGGACCGGAAAACAGGTATGCATGCGCAAACCTTCCCGTGCGAAGCGCGTTTTGCAAGGTTCGGGTCACGTGTTCTTGCCCAACCATATCCGCAAATGTTTGTGGGCGCCATTCCCGGTACAAGGCAATGTACGACACTGCGACCCCTCCTGTAAGAAGTAAGCATACTATCACTAGATTACCACAACCTCAAGACAAACCAAAGAAATAAAGAAAACCGCCCTGGTGCAGGACGGTTTCAAAAGTTGGATTCCAGTATTCGGTTCCATACCGAAAGCCATCGGCTCAGGTCAGGCACCCCTGCGGCACACGGAAAGGTTCCCTTAGTGCTGCTTCCGTCAGGACCTGACACGGTTCAGGAGTTCCCGTCGCACAGGACCCGACCTGAGCCGGTGGCTCTCAAAACTATATCGTCATTTGTTCCGCCGTTCTCTGAAAAACTCCTTCAGTATCATACCACACTCCTCTTCCAAGATGCCAGAGGTAAGTTGTGGTTGATGGTTAAAACGATCGACGGCAAACAAATTCACGATCGATCCGGCAGCCCCAAACTTTGGTTCCGCCGCACCGTAAATGATTTCATCAATTCTGGCCAGGATAAGAGCCCCTGCACACATGGGACACGGTTCCAGCGTTACGTAAAGCCGGCAGCCGCTTAGCCGCCAACCGCCAAGGATTCGGCTGGCTTCCCTCAGTGCAACGATTTCAGCATGGGCAGTTGGATCTTTCCATGTTTCCCGCATATTGTGGCCGCGGGCTATGA
This genomic stretch from Effusibacillus lacus harbors:
- the tadA gene encoding tRNA adenosine(34) deaminase TadA, producing the protein MDHEFFMREALKEADKAAQWGEVPIGAVVVKGGNVIARGHNMRETWKDPTAHAEIVALREASRILGGWRLSGCRLYVTLEPCPMCAGALILARIDEIIYGAAEPKFGAAGSIVNLFAVDRFNHQPQLTSGILEEECGMILKEFFRERRNK